A segment of the Malaclemys terrapin pileata isolate rMalTer1 chromosome 1, rMalTer1.hap1, whole genome shotgun sequence genome:
CTCACTTCAACTTCCAGCAGTTGGACTGTGCAGATAACAGCTGATGCAGAGTTGGCTATTATCTGCTTATTGCTGGCACCTCAGCCCTTGCAGTCTTCCTAGTTCTCTCTACAGTTTTATATTGAATAAGATAGCAGAGAGAATTGTGTGTTCTTGGCTCCCACCTAGCAGAGGCATTGGCATGATAAACAGTTGTCCATAATGAGTTTCTGAGTTCCAACTGCATGCAACAGGATCTGCACTTCAGGACACTAGCAGTGGGAGTCATATACACAGCATCCAAGTGGAGCATCGTCTCAGGTTCAGCCTACTAACACAGGAATGCACAGTTCCAACCCATGAGTGCAGTAGACTGTCCAGGGCATTAGTGCTGAGAGGCAGATTGCCAGTCCCTTGGCACAGTGGGATCCATGCTTTATGGCACAAGCACCAAAATTTACACTCCCAGTTTCCAAGAACTATGGGATCTCTGCCACAGGAAACCAGAACCAGTGAGTGAATGCAGCTGGCTACACAACCCATAGTAACAGCACTGGGATTCACGTTCCCAACCTCTAAGCACAATGAGATCTGTTCCTAGTTAGTACATTAGCCCCAGAATTCATAGTCTAAGTCTGGGTAAATAGTGTGTGTAATGCTGCCTGCAATGACTCAAGAGCAtggtaccaacctcagggcagagtcagggccggtgcaaggatgtttcgcgccctaggcgaaacttccaccttgcgccctcccccctccccaagccctgctccccgccccccctccaccctgaggcgcccccgcccgtggcagctctccaccccccccggcccggggagccgtgcggcagctccccaccccagctcacctctgctccgccccttccccgagccctggagcagctccccatcccccccgccctgaggcgcctctcccgtggcagctccccaccccagctcacctctgctccacctcctccccgagcatgccgtcgctgctccacttctcccgcctcccaggcttgcagtgccaatcagctgtttggtgacgcaagcctgggagggagagaagcagagtggggcggcgtgctcaggggaggaggcggagcagaggtgagccggggcggggagttcccctgcgtgccgccccccccttacttgctgcaggcagccctccccgcacCCCTGTACCCCAGCTCCCTCCGGCTAAATGCCGACGACAACTGGGGTGGCCAAAGATCCGGCCACTGCGGtcgccgccgaagaaaatgccgccccccaaatgctagtgccctaggcgaccacctggCCCTGGGCAGAGTGTTAGGAACCCGGGCGCAAACTCCAAATcagttgtgagttctatacttagatttcagcaACAGAGTGTCAAgtgcaaactcctcaggcactttaACAGCcttatcatggagtcacagacagtccccttgggtacactgatctatcttgccacccaagtGAGCCTACCTCTGTGATAGATGGtctcttacaccaagaatcacagcagtaTTCAAGTTACtctcagtcccaaaggaccagttacttaccccaggtcagttgcacGTTAGATCTCCCACCAAAGAAAGCACTTGGAGCCAATCTTACAATAAACTATatacagatttattaaataggaaagggaaattaaagagttatttacaaggatAAAGCAAGTAAACAtagatacacaaatgagttacagtcttatgTTTCAtcaggtaatagaagcttctgtaATAAGCAAACTCTATATGTCtgttagggctaacccaggctaagcagctggggatctcttgcttatgcctagaaacaccGCCCCCCATGAGTCCAAGCTGCATAGAGATCCCAAGTtccttttgtttggggtttttattcTCCTCCTGCCATATGCTCTGAGTTGCAAATTTAGCTGATAGAAGGAGTCTACTTGCATGACTCTTCTTCACAGGGAGAAGGGCAGAACAGtaaattttttttatctttttgttGATGGTACACAGGGAAATTCCAGTCTCAGCATCCCATAATAGTCCATCTGGTATCGATGGACCTTTCCTTTTGGGAAGCCTGTAACACCCTTCTGTTGAAGATCAACACCTTACACTAATtgatgtctctctcctgtctggggaTTTACACAGTTCAGAGGTTCAGAATACAACTGCTCAAATATTGCCTTACaatatgggtagggccctaccaaattcacggccattaAAAACGCGTCATggtccatgaaatctggtctccccctgtgaaatctggtcttttgtgtgcttttaccctacactgtacagatttcataggggagaccagcgtttctcaaactgggggccctgacccaaaagggagttgcaggaggtttgcaaggttattttgggggggggggggggtcatggtattgccacccttacttctgtgctgccttgagagctgggtgactggagagtggcagctattggccaggcgcccagctctgaagacagcatccCGCCTGCAGCAGCATAGAAGTCAGGGTGGCAacgccataccatgccaccctgacttctgtgttgccttcagagcagggtggcCCAAGAggggcggctgctgactgagggcccagctctgcaggcagcagcgcagaagtaaggctggcactaccaccccccccccaaataaccaagtgagcctcccccccccccccccacgactcctttttgggtcaggatgcctacaattacaacaccttgaaatttcagatttaaatagctgaaatcatgaaatgtattatttttaaaatcctatgcccgtgaaattgaccaaaatggactgtgaatttggtaggggccgaaatatgggatacagatgttgtGAGATTAATgaatgcagcaactcacaagccttCAATAGCGACTAAACATATTCTAATAGtaatattttaacaatactaacacacaggtgagccagactgattctaGTGGTGTGTTTGTCAGTCTTCAGTTGAGACAAGGGAATTGGGGCATGAACTAGAACCTAGTCTGCCAGCATCAGAGTGGGATCCCCATCCAAGGGCACCAGAACTCCTGCTTCCAGCCCCTGAGTAAAGCAGGATTCAGACTCCCAGCTCCCGAGCACAGGAAGATCTGCACCTGAGGGTACCAGCTGCCAGAGGCAGTGGCATCCACACCCCCAGGACATTAGGGCTCGAATTCACACTCTCATGCACACAGGTACTGTGTTGCAGGGTGCTAGCACCAGGATTTGCATTCCCAGATCTTTAACACAGCCTGAGGCACTTACACACAAATTCAAACTCACAGCCCCTAAGCACAGCAGGATCTGCATTACAGGGCATTAGCACTGGGATTCGTGCCACCTGCACCTAAACTCACTAGTGCAGGGATTCCATTCCCAACATCCTCTCCCAAGTATAGGTGGAACGACGCTTCAGTTCACTAGCACAGAGATTTACACTCCCATCCTCTATGTAGGATTCCCACCCCCAGGACAATAGCAGCGGGATTCCTACTCCCAGCCATTGAGCGCAGAAAGATCTGCACCACAGAGCACTACCTCTGGAATTCACATTCCCAGCCCCTAAACACAGCAAGATCCTTATCCTGGGGCCCTAATGTCTAGTGCAGTCTGGGCAGGTGGTAAGCTGCACCTCAGAGGACTATTGCTAGGattcacaccccaacctcctgagcCTGGTGGGATCCGCAccgcaggacattagcactgggTTTCACATTTTATTCCCAAAATACAAAGGGGTTCATACCCTGGGGCACTGGCATCAGGGTTTGCTGCCAGTCTCTCAAGCATGTTTAATTTTCTAGGACAACGTGATAATAATCCAAATAACCTGGGTCCTGCTAGGAATCCTTTGGGCTCTGTGGGAACCTCACCCTGTCTTTGGGCTGAGCTGCATTTAAACTCCTTCCATGCGAGTACTAGGTCCTCTCTATCCATCACAGCTTGAGAGTAATATAACCCCTGCAAGAGTGGCTACTGATCTCCCCCCATTTTCATACCCAGGGGAACCCCAGGTTCTTTTCACAGGGTGATCCTGTCAcatgtgggagggggagaggttgcATTAGCAGAtggatgagatttttttcccctctgtgaacCTTGTTTAAATATTTAGCAGAAGCGACCTAAAAATATCCCCACTTAACACATCAGGGAGGGCATCTCCCTTGCCCCACAGCCCCTACCTACTAATAGGAAGGGACTTTCATTtaaaagggtgtgggggggggaggttgcttTTAATTAATGATATGCCAGGGGGAGACTAAACAGGAGGGGATGGCAAAAACCTCCGAAGTGCTCTCTGGAGTTTGAGTGGAGGTGTGCAACAGATTGGACCTTAAGTCAGCCCTGACAGGACATTCTCCATGCTCAGTCATTCATGAGCTTCACCCAGACATATGCACACACGAGCTGTTTTCCACCCCTCCACAGGGTACCAAGACAGAGCAGCAGGGAGCCATCAATGGGTCAgtcttacaccccccccccccacacacacacgtcctgattttatagcgacagtcctgatttttgggtctttttcttatataggctcctattacctcctaccccccatcccgatttttcacacttgctgtctggtcaccctaacacacacCCTCATGTAGCTACCACAAAGAAATTCGCAGAGTATTCATATTGATTTTCTGTGTaaagtttttgctttataacCGACTCCCAGTGTCAggcacctcctcacccccccatctcagaaaagagtCTGTGACTCCACTGGGCACTGCTTAGAGGGAGGGGCCTGAGAGATGGAGCATCTCAAGGACATGAAGGGTAGCAACACCATGCCTCCTAGTGCCAGGCTAGAATGAAGGGAGAATGGGCATGGCAAGACTATAAATCCAATCAACAAAGTCAGCCTGTAGTTTACTATTATCTATGCTAGGTAACAGTATTTTAATAGGGAAAGAGTGGCagaaaggagtgtgtgtgtgaaagagagagagacggaGAAAGAGAAGAGACCTGGAACAGAGTGTATGGAAAAATTAATTTCATGTTAGCCAATGGGAATATAAACACTAAATATTTGATGGGCACATTTTTGCTCTTAAATTCTTTAGCAGATCTGGACTTTTGTAGATGATTCACTCTCACTTTCATAATGTTCTTTGTTTATCACTGTTgcccattttctctttctttctctgacacacaatggaagagtctctttttttaataaatggattACTCACTCCACACTATAAACAAACATAGGAATGAAGATTCCAACTTGTTCTAGTGACAAGCAAACAAAGATACTGAATTCCTCTCTTGACCTTCAGACACAGCAGTCCCTGGGGAaactgtgtgtggtgtgtgtgcacGCGTATGTGCACATGCATGAGTATTTGTGTGACTAAGTGTGTGCATATGCCCTTGCGTGTATTTTTGTGCAGTGTGTGCGCATGCGGGGGAAGGAGGGTGTGCCTATGTGAGTCTGCAGCTTGTGTGTATTTTCAAGATGGGTACCTGTGTGATGTGTGGACCTTGGCAGAGCTGTTTGTTGGGGCCCAGGCCATGAATAGCCAGGGATTATTGAAGGCTGCATATCAGTACTGAGGGACACCAGGAGTGGTGGAGAtgagcttatttagtctgcggaagagaagagtgagggggggatttgatagcagccttcaactacctgaaggggggttccaaagaggatggagctaggctgttctcagtggtggcagatgacagaacaagcagcaatggactcaagtgggggaggtccaggttggatattaagaaacactatttcactaggagggtggtgaagcactgacctgggttacctagggaggtggtggaatctccatccttagaggtttttaaagcctggcttgacaaagccttggctgggatgatttagtggtcttggtcctgctttgagcaggggattggacctgaggtctcttccaaccctaatcttctatgattctatggtgtgcACTGAACCTCCTTTTTTTGTCTTTTAGTGAAGAATATGAGACAAGGTGGTTGCTGAGTGAAGAAACTGTTGCCTCTGCTATGGAGTCAGGTACCTGGTAAGTTCACAACTTCCAAAATTAACTAATAATGTGAAAGGCACAACACAGAATGGGAAAGGAGCACTAGCTAAGTGGGGAGCTCCCAGATACTCCAGTCAGAGCCTTTCCTTGCAAGAGCCACCGTAGGAAGGGGGATAGGAATGCTGGCTGTGATGGGAGCTCTCAGCAACTCCAGTCCTGGCatctcccagcaggaggtgctcttCTGAcaactccctttctctctctccacagtgTAATGCTCCCACTGGTTTCCTGCCTCCACTCGCTGCAGCTCTGGACTGTCCTGCTTGTGGCCTTAGCAGTCTCTTCACATGGCGTTTGGTCTCTTCGTTCCCGGAATCCCCTTGCTCCTCGGCCACTCTGTACCCGTCGCAGCCCCTCAGCTGCCAGGCCTGTTTGCATTTGGGACAAGAACTCACCGTCAGAGAGAGACTCTCGCTTCATCACACTGCGCCAGCGATCTCTGACGCCACGGGACGGGGAGCTGCGTCATGTGATGCGGCTAAGGCGCCAGGCCCCAGGGGCCCGGCCTGCCACCCCCTCTGGGTTTGAGGAGGGGCTGCCTTCATCCCAGTACCCCTGGGCCATTGTATGGGGCCCCACAGTGTCAGATGAGGATGGAGGTGACCCCAACTCAGCCAATCCAGGCTTCCCACCTCTGGGTTACACCTTTGTTTCACCACATGGGATGGCAACGGCACAACCCAACTCCCACTCGCTGCTGCACAATGCGGGCCTCAACCTGCGGGAGACCCCCGCCACGCTGAGGCCCTTCTTGTTTGGGCCCCGGGGGGAAGGTAAATCTGCTCCACATCTCTTTCACCCTGCTCCTTATGGCACCTCCTGATGGGAAAGGCCAGGAGTgcacttgggggggaggggctccacaCACCAAGccctcctgcccctttccctgcaGTGCCTTTGGGTGGATGCCAGATGTGGcactcacacactctctctgtctctctcaggtgTGGATCCTCAGCTGTATGTTACTATCACAATCTCCATCATTATTGTCCTAGTCGCCACTGGGATAATATTCAAGTTCTGGTGAGTGGGGTTTAAGGGTGTGGATGTCATCTGCTTGGGCATCTGCAAGACTGCTCTGGGAGTGAGTGGACTCCACTAGTTCTGGGGGTtcacagggccagagacactGCTTGgacttgtgggggaggggctttggggACAAAGATCTCACTGTGCTCAGGGGCTGTGTGCATGAGGAAGGTTTGGACATGGAGCCCACTGTTCTCAGGGTGCTGGGTGTATCAGGGGCTTAGGGGCACAGACCCCACTGTTCTCAAGGTTCTGGGTACCTTGGGGGACGAGGCCCCCCCTTGTCTCAGTGACCCTCTCTCACTGCAGCTGGGACCGTAGTCAGAAGCGTCGTCGTCACTCTGGCCAGCAGAGTGGGGTGCAGCAGCAGGAAAGTCAGCAGCCACTCACAGACCTGTCGCCCACCACAGTCAGCATCCTGGGACCCTACGGAGACACACTGGTCCCGACACCTGAGACAGAGGAGTCCAGGCAGGTCCAGGAGGGTGTAGAGAAACTGGGGGGCCAGGGGAAGAGCAGGACCTTCCAGCTCAACCGGTGAGTGACAGAAAGGAGGACAGTGAGATGGGGATAGAgacaggggaagagagagaggttgagagagagaggatgaaaaGAACGCTGGAACAacaagagacagacagagggagggagagacagtgCAATTCTCTGATGAATGTCTTTGAAGCCCAGGGCAAAGGGAGATTGTTTAGTGGGGAACCAAGTGAGGAAAAGAGCGCATCTGGGGAAAGGAGCTCAGGAGCTGTCCAGTGCTCAGGGTCTGAGAGCCCGGGTTGTCCTCTCTCTAAGGGAAGGGCCTGGAGCCCTGTCGCTTGAGATGCTAGGAACTAGGAGCCTTGGGGAGAGAGTGGGGATAGGAAACAGTCCTagccaggaagggagagggggaccTGAGGAGGCATCTTCCATCTCTGATTCTTTTatttcactcccttttcccccccaggatcccactgGTAAATCTGTGAGAGCAGCGGAGCTGGCTTCCACAAACCCTCTTGTCACATCCAGGGAGTGTTCTGTTGCCTCTGCTACACCAGGAATGATTTGCTTGTGTCACAACTTTCCACCACCATCATTAACTTAACCATCCCAGGATGTACTCGGGCAATGGACAGACTGGGCCTCACTGGTCCCATGCTGCGGGGGAGAGGAAGCATGGGGGTAACCCACAAGATGGGGTGACAAGGGAGCGGGGGGCGCAAGAGCAATTGGTGTTGTGAAATCTAAACCTCCTGACCCTCCCCCAACATATACACACGCACTTTGATCTCTGAGGATAACCCACCAGTGCATGCCTAACATGGGGGTAGGGGAGGTGGAGAGGCAAGGTCCTACCCCCAGTCCCAACCCCtctgtttgtttcttcctgtGTCGTGTGCTTTGAAGTGTCTTCCGAACAGCTGGAGCTCCGTGGTTGCAGAATTCCCAGCCTTAGGCAGGGATtccgatgggggtggggggtgtcttcTGCTAAGGCCTTGACCTCTCCTGAGGGACCCAGGTGCTGGCAGCAGCTACTGGTGGGTGTTGGGAAGACCTCACTCAGCacctgccccccccttccctgcgGGAACCTTGCCTCTCCCTCTGTCAGTtctgtctttttgttttctctttctcccaatgctcctccttctctctcttctctctgtctcttcctctATCACCcggtcatcatcatcatctctctctcactgggaAAGGCTGCAGAATAGTTTCCATGCTTGCCCTGCTTCCAGGCACTCAGATCTTTTGGACCCCACCTCACCAAGATTTGCTCTCCACTCTAAGGTGATGTTTTCAGAAAGCTTGAGGCAAAATCCTCTGGCCATTTTGTAGTTCAGGAAGTATGAAAAACAAGCCTGAGCAAGCTAACTGCCCTGCATACAATCCTGAGCAAGTCTTTTATAGGGCTACTGCAAAAGCAGTTGAAGCATGACACGTGGAGATGGATGGCTGGGAACTGGGGCCATCCATCTAGGTGTTGGGTGGGGAAGTGGCTTGGATTTAACAAAGGTCTGATGATGGTTTCAGCTGAGCCTTCTATCAGGACCCAAGCATCCCAAATGGGGTGAGGAAAGGGCAGCGGAGGCAGTGAGGGACTGATGCCATGGGACAGGCAAAGAGGGGACCCACCCTGTCCATGTTGCAAAAGGGAGCAGTTCAGAGGCCACATATGGGAATGTTTTGAGGTGCTATATACCATTCAGTTACTCCTGGACTGCTCCCAGCCCGTCAGACAGCActtgtgagagacagagagaaggacAGACAGAGGTGGGATATTCACAGGTGATACAATGGCTATGTCGTCACTACCAGAAAAGGTGTGTTTGTacaatcctagtggagacaaagcTCTGGAGTCTCTGTCATGATGGAGCTAGTTCAGGTCAGCTATTGGTTGGGGGTATAACATTAACCTCATCTACCTATCTTGCAGTAAAAAATGGCTGTGCCTTGTccccactaggattttacagtgagCTAGCCAACATGAGATAGTCATCTTGGGGTAAagaaaccacttttttttttttttttttttaatttatggagatatcctatctcctagaactggaagggatcttgaaatgtcatcaagtccagccccctgctttcactagcaggaccaagtactgattgtgccccagatccctaagtggccccctcaaggagtgagctcacaaccctggggttagtaggccaatgctcaaaccactgagctatccctcccccctcactttGTTTGTGAAGACATAGCCAAAGAGCAAAGACTCCACAGCACAGCGACTTTCAGTAGATAAACCACTGGAGCAAGAAAAGCCCTGATCCTGACCAATCGCCCAACTGTGCAAAGCAAGTCATTGGATCTTAGTAGCAGAAGGTCACATCATTTCAAGCTTTGCCACCAccaaactgatttttgttttgaatgttaAATTCTCCAGGGTTACTTGGGTCTCACAAGAAACAccattgtttccctttattctctTATTAATGCCTGTTCAGATAGAACCATCTCCACCtggtggagggggaaagagacCAAATGTTCTGATGTATTTTTTATTTGATTCACTGACAAGGCTATTGATAGGGACATGAAAAAGTTAACTGTAATCACCTttataaaacacaaaaaacaaacaatagacATTTGGAAACGCTGATGTTTAAGTAAAATTACaggcttatttttttaaactagattgGTTTATAACTATGAACTGTTTCCTTATCTAGGATCCATTTTAAACTGTCTATAGCAGAAAATTTGTGCTAGTTTAATCACATCAGTTTACAATGTAATCACTTACACTAGTTTAACTCTTGCTTAAATTGGTTTGTCTGGTGTTGGTAAATTACCAGATTAAGCTAAACTAATTTAAgtgacatgcatctgacgaagtgggtattcacccatgagagcttatgctccaatacatctgttagtcttaaaggtgccaaaggacgctctgtcgctttttacagatccagactaacacggctacctctctgataatTTAAGTGAGGTTTAAGAGGATTTAAGCACATCTACATTAGAGATTTTTcactagtttaactaaatcgttttaaaatcaatttaattaaatcagtgcaacttttcTAGTATAGATGAGGCTTAAATTTAGGTTATCAAATCTTCAATCCATTTACCTGATGAGTTAGGGATGACTGTTCTACCTTCCCATTTGCAGCAAGAAATGACATAAAAATGTTTGTGGCACATACAGCTAATTCAGTGCATGCTGATTGTTTTAGGGAATTTACAAGCTCTTCTGGCAAGAGGTGCATTAGTAACTCTGAGTGAAATGTTTTTGGCAAATAGTAATTtcaccaaaaatgcatttttcagagcATGAAAATGATTTGCAAATCCAGGTTGAATTAAATGAataattttggttaaaaaaagaaaaagtttaaccattttgaaatgttttgttttgacttttcaaaatggcatttcattttcaaatttggcCAATTTGAGAAGAGTGAAAATGTTCTGAAAATggccaaataaaaatgaaatgccttcccctccccacaagtaTATCATTTTGAGTCAACTACAACAGTTTGGTCTAtgcaaaatgacatttttttcagattttcagtttgacttttttttttttttttttaaaaatgggtttcaGTCTTActcaaactgaatattttttctggtttagcctcccaaactgaaaaaatctattttttgctCACTTCTGTTTGTAAACTCTGCAAGCTCTCAGTATATtgatttcctttatttaaaagaaaagaaacaaacctaggaaattaaatgcaaaaactttGTGAATACAATGTTAAGTTTGCACAAAAAAACAGTAAATGCGGAAGAGAAGTCTCCTGTAGCAACATTACCTCAAATATATTGCACATGTAAAATGTTTTTAGTCCAATTTTTCTAACTAAATATTTAGTTTAATATGCTACTTTTAGTATCATTCACTATCTCACCTGAAACATACAGGATGTGCCAAACAATCAAGTTAACTGTCCTGAACAAACTTTCTCTGCTGCATTTTCTGACTTTAACTGAACAATCAAAAAACATGTTACCAAAACTTCTTGCATTTGGTAAATAATCTCACTGAGCCCGATTCTTCCTTGCTTGGAGCCTTATGAAGTAACCATTTTCAGCTGTGTACACTCCCACATCAAATTGTGCACTTGCTCATGCccagtttgcacaggtgtaaatgacaacacGAGGTACGAGGCTGGGAGAAACAGGCCTCTCTGGATCTAACagtttcctccttccccacagatGAGTTGAGTCCTGCAGTAGGAAGTCCTGACTGACCTAAGCTCCAGATCCCCTAGCACACATCAGTCAATGTTTCCTTGCAACCTCTGCCCTGCCTCAGGCAGGAGGGTTCAGAGAGATAGCAACAGGCCAGCTTCTTTCACTGCCTGCCAGTCCCCACTTCCTTAGCCTGCTGTTTTTCTTACCTACCTTTTCCCCTCTTTCTACTCTCACTTCACACTCCCGCCCCACACATCTCTTCCCTCCTGCTGTTTCAGTCTCCCCCTTCTtttcttgttctctctctcctgctctgtcTTGTTCTGTTTCTTCCCTCACCTATTTCTCTCTATTCTTCCCTTTGTGCCTTCCCCCTTGActtgctctctccctcccccacccttgtgCGCTGTGATATATATTTTTGTAGGATTATCTTCTCCTTGTGGCGAAATATTCAGTTCTTGTGGGATGTaagtttcaacatttttaaataaacctttacAAAATACTGAAAACAAAACTGCTGCAGCTGTGTACCGTGTCATGGCAGGGAGCCCAAGAGGGCCATCACCCCGAGGAGACTTGGATGGGGGCATCACACATACAATCCTCTGTCCTGGGCCATAGAGGAGGCAGAATTCAACCCCATTCAATCCTAGGTTTCAGCCCTCTCCTCTAACACACATGCATTGCTCCCTGCTCTTGTGGGATCCCCTGCCTTCCATGCAAAGTGCCCTCTTTCTGCCACAGGATGCAGGCTTCATGTTCAGTCCCAGGGTTGTTGTTTTGCCTTTTACATGCAATTTCCCAGCAATGTTCATGAACTTTTCATTGCATGATGATTTTTGATTGAAGCAGAGTGGCAGTAAGAGGAGAGACAGAAAAATTGAAAGAAAGGGAGGA
Coding sequences within it:
- the PIANP gene encoding PILR alpha-associated neural protein → MESGTCVMLPLVSCLHSLQLWTVLLVALAVSSHGVWSLRSRNPLAPRPLCTRRSPSAARPVCIWDKNSPSERDSRFITLRQRSLTPRDGELRHVMRLRRQAPGARPATPSGFEEGLPSSQYPWAIVWGPTVSDEDGGDPNSANPGFPPLGYTFVSPHGMATAQPNSHSLLHNAGLNLRETPATLRPFLFGPRGEGVDPQLYVTITISIIIVLVATGIIFKFCWDRSQKRRRHSGQQSGVQQQESQQPLTDLSPTTVSILGPYGDTLVPTPETEESRQVQEGVEKLGGQGKSRTFQLNRIPLVNL